The following proteins come from a genomic window of Geminicoccaceae bacterium SCSIO 64248:
- a CDS encoding PotD/PotF family extracellular solute-binding protein, giving the protein MTGHGKPVDRSRISRRGAIAAGAGVLGAAALGKAGGLVLPRPAFAQEPEKPAELIVRAWGGVWVESLDAAVSRTFTEKTGIAVRHDLTEDNEIQPKIWSAVDQGRVPPLHVFWDTTTNATKSAFREVCLELDTESVPNLEGLLPAAKPTGFESWPIVNTYAYVYVLAYRDAAFPDGPPDSWSVMLDPKFQGRVALYNDGIGFEPVAVVMGGGSMADIPDNMQPAWDFYEKLRQQRPLLGEDPDFTAWFQRGEIDVACTIISNARAARQAGIEVSWTVPKEGAKVDTDGMWIPQGLPENEAYWAKQYINHALEPDVLADWCARLGLPPLREGLPGPDDLKGDPAYPVTEADYARLLRIPTPVLVQHQPEWFARFKDIMQS; this is encoded by the coding sequence ATGACCGGCCACGGCAAGCCAGTGGACAGGAGCAGGATCTCGCGCCGTGGGGCGATCGCGGCCGGCGCGGGCGTGCTCGGTGCCGCCGCTCTCGGTAAGGCGGGCGGCCTCGTGCTGCCGCGTCCGGCCTTCGCCCAGGAGCCGGAGAAGCCGGCCGAGCTGATCGTACGCGCCTGGGGCGGGGTCTGGGTCGAGAGCCTGGATGCCGCCGTCTCCAGGACCTTCACCGAGAAGACCGGCATCGCGGTCCGCCACGACCTGACCGAGGACAACGAGATCCAGCCCAAGATCTGGTCCGCCGTCGACCAGGGCCGCGTGCCGCCCCTGCACGTCTTCTGGGACACGACCACCAACGCGACCAAGTCGGCGTTCCGCGAGGTCTGCCTGGAGCTCGATACCGAGAGCGTGCCCAATCTCGAGGGCCTCTTGCCCGCCGCCAAGCCGACCGGCTTCGAATCCTGGCCGATCGTGAACACCTACGCCTATGTCTACGTCCTGGCCTATCGCGACGCGGCCTTCCCGGACGGCCCGCCGGACAGCTGGAGCGTGATGCTCGACCCGAAATTCCAGGGCCGTGTCGCTCTCTACAACGACGGCATCGGCTTCGAGCCGGTCGCGGTCGTCATGGGCGGCGGCTCGATGGCCGATATCCCGGACAACATGCAGCCGGCCTGGGACTTCTACGAGAAGCTGCGCCAGCAGCGCCCGCTGCTCGGCGAGGATCCCGACTTCACCGCCTGGTTCCAGCGGGGCGAGATCGACGTCGCCTGCACGATCATCTCCAACGCGCGCGCCGCCCGGCAGGCCGGTATCGAGGTCAGCTGGACGGTGCCCAAGGAGGGCGCGAAGGTCGACACGGACGGCATGTGGATTCCCCAGGGCCTGCCGGAGAACGAGGCCTACTGGGCCAAGCAGTACATCAACCACGCGCTCGAGCCCGATGTGCTGGCGGACTGGTGCGCGCGGCTCGGCCTGCCGCCCTTGCGCGAGGGACTGCCGGGACCGGACGACCTTAAGGGCGATCCGGCCTATCCCGTGACCGAGGCCGACTACGCGCGCCTCCTGCGCATCCCGACGCCCGTCCTGGTTCAGCACCAGCCGGAATGGTTCGCGCGGTTCAAGGACATCATGCAGTCCTGA
- a CDS encoding LysR family transcriptional regulator produces the protein MDRYDAMRVFVRIVERRSFTLGAADLGLPRSTATDAIKALEDRLGVRLLQRTTRQVTPTLEGEAYYDRCLRLIADLEDAEGAFSCTKPKGLLRVDVQGSLAARYVTPRLPEFLADYPDVALHISEGDRFVDLVREGVDCVLRVGELKDSDMIARRLTMLDEVTCAAPAYIERYGLPETLEHLAGHRMVGFRSSATGAIMPLEFTVGQSVRTVVLPSAVTVSGAETLRAAALAGLGLIQAPRYRLEPCFASGELVPILKAYPPTPSPVSLLYPRSKQLSPRLRVFIDWMAGLF, from the coding sequence ATGGACCGATACGACGCCATGCGGGTCTTCGTCCGGATCGTCGAGCGGCGCAGTTTCACGCTCGGGGCTGCGGATCTCGGCTTGCCGCGGAGCACGGCAACCGATGCGATCAAGGCTCTTGAGGACCGGCTGGGCGTCCGCCTGCTGCAACGGACGACGCGGCAGGTGACCCCGACCCTGGAGGGCGAGGCCTATTACGATCGCTGCCTTCGCCTGATCGCCGACCTCGAGGACGCGGAGGGCGCCTTCTCCTGCACCAAGCCGAAGGGGCTTTTGCGGGTCGACGTCCAGGGCTCGCTGGCCGCGCGCTACGTCACGCCGCGATTGCCCGAGTTCCTTGCCGACTATCCGGACGTTGCGCTGCACATCAGCGAGGGCGACCGGTTCGTCGACCTCGTGCGCGAGGGCGTCGATTGCGTGCTCCGGGTCGGCGAGCTCAAGGACAGCGACATGATCGCCCGCCGGCTGACGATGCTGGATGAGGTGACCTGTGCCGCACCGGCCTATATCGAGCGCTACGGCCTGCCGGAGACGCTCGAGCACCTGGCCGGCCACCGCATGGTCGGCTTCCGTTCCTCGGCCACGGGCGCGATCATGCCTTTGGAGTTCACCGTCGGGCAGTCCGTGCGCACGGTCGTGCTGCCCTCGGCCGTCACGGTGTCCGGCGCCGAGACCCTGCGGGCGGCCGCCCTCGCCGGGCTCGGCCTGATCCAGGCGCCGCGCTACCGCCTCGAGCCCTGTTTCGCCTCGGGCGAACTCGTGCCGATCCTAAAGGCGTATCCGCCCACGCCCAGCCCCGTCTCGCTGCTCTATCCGCGCAGCAAGCAGCTCTCGCCGCGCCTGCGCGTCTTCATCGACTGGATGGCGGGACTGTTCTGA
- a CDS encoding DUF1849 family protein: MIRLLVLALLLAVLPSAAAEAAALQPHRASYSLSLDSADATSGIVGVEGGLVIEWARTCDGWTGHQRLAFTTTAADGNRTPFDFRFTSWESYDALRFRFTIENATGGVVDSRFEGEAQLDGDGAAGRAFFRVPEQRQVDLPAGTLFPVRHMQRLLAAAEQGDGMATDRVFDGSSFDALSDVTTLIGPDRQKEDPARGLWPMSMAYHRHATPYEALPDFEVEMELNDTGVMNAVRLNYSDFVLRGALIQVEVLPAPLC; this comes from the coding sequence ATGATCCGCTTGCTCGTCCTCGCCCTTCTTCTCGCCGTCCTGCCCAGCGCCGCCGCGGAAGCCGCCGCGCTGCAGCCGCATCGCGCGTCCTACAGCCTGAGCCTGGACAGCGCCGACGCGACCTCGGGCATCGTCGGCGTCGAGGGCGGGCTCGTGATCGAATGGGCGCGGACCTGCGACGGCTGGACGGGGCACCAGCGCCTGGCCTTCACGACGACGGCCGCCGACGGCAATCGGACGCCGTTCGACTTCCGCTTCACCAGCTGGGAATCCTACGACGCCCTGCGCTTCCGCTTCACGATCGAGAACGCGACCGGCGGCGTGGTCGATAGCCGCTTCGAGGGCGAGGCCCAGCTCGACGGCGACGGCGCCGCCGGCCGCGCCTTCTTCCGGGTGCCCGAGCAGCGGCAGGTCGACCTGCCGGCCGGCACGCTGTTCCCGGTCAGGCACATGCAGCGCCTGCTGGCCGCGGCCGAGCAGGGCGACGGCATGGCGACCGACCGGGTCTTCGACGGCTCCAGCTTCGACGCGCTCAGCGACGTGACCACCCTGATCGGGCCAGACCGCCAGAAGGAGGATCCGGCCCGGGGCCTGTGGCCGATGTCCATGGCGTATCACCGCCACGCCACGCCCTACGAGGCCCTTCCGGACTTCGAGGTCGAGATGGAGCTCAACGACACGGGCGTCATGAACGCCGTCCGCCTGAACTACAGCGACTTCGTGCTGCGCGGCGCGCTCATCCAGGTCGAAGTCCTGCCGGCGCCGCTTTGCTGA
- a CDS encoding SDR family oxidoreductase, producing MTDMTGRVAIVTGASRGIGAAVANRLATDGFAVVVNYAGSREAAETLVRSIEAEGGRALAVQADVGDPAATVRLFDEATSAFGGVDVLVNNAGIMALSPIAQSDDALFDRHIDVNLKGSFNTMREAARRLRDGGRVVNFSTSVVGLKLETYGVYAATKAAIETMTGILAKEMRGRSITVNAVAPGPTATDLFLDGKSPELVERMAKMSPLERLGSPDDIAAAVAFLAGPDGAWINGQVLRANGGVV from the coding sequence ATGACCGACATGACAGGAAGGGTCGCCATCGTCACCGGCGCCTCGCGCGGCATAGGCGCCGCTGTCGCCAATCGGCTGGCAACGGACGGCTTCGCCGTCGTCGTGAACTATGCCGGCAGCCGCGAGGCGGCCGAGACGCTGGTGCGATCCATCGAGGCGGAGGGCGGCCGCGCGCTCGCCGTGCAGGCCGACGTCGGCGATCCGGCCGCCACCGTCCGCCTGTTCGACGAGGCCACGAGCGCGTTCGGCGGCGTGGACGTCCTCGTCAACAACGCCGGCATCATGGCGCTCAGCCCGATCGCGCAGAGCGACGACGCCCTGTTCGACCGGCATATCGACGTCAACCTGAAGGGCAGCTTCAACACGATGCGCGAGGCCGCGCGGCGCCTGCGCGACGGCGGCCGGGTCGTCAATTTCTCGACCAGCGTGGTCGGCCTCAAGCTCGAGACCTACGGCGTCTACGCCGCGACCAAGGCGGCGATCGAGACGATGACCGGCATTCTCGCCAAGGAGATGCGCGGCCGGTCGATCACGGTCAATGCCGTGGCGCCCGGACCGACCGCCACGGACCTCTTCCTCGACGGCAAGTCGCCCGAGCTCGTCGAGCGGATGGCCAAGATGAGCCCGCTGGAGCGCCTCGGGAGCCCCGACGACATCGCCGCCGCCGTCGCGTTCCTGGCCGGCCCGGACGGCGCCTGGATCAACGGCCAGGTGCTGCGCGCCAATGGCGGCGTGGTCTGA
- a CDS encoding ABC transporter permease has protein sequence MTRPAAIAALDAGEAVRVRLWPAAFGRATPVLFLLPAVLLTGILAVGLVMALDSSLRPLDPMTYRQAAAWSLGNYEQLAGRPAYLWILGRSLLAAVLVTALCLVLALPYAYCMVRTASPALRKLLLVGLFLPFFIGQVVRAYGWLLVLGQEGLLNEALAGLGLARVSVLYTFPAVVMGLAQYMLPFAVLLLAPAVVAIDEDVEAASAGLGASWTRTFRHIVIPMARPGLIGAGIVVFTITLTDYAMPQILGGGTNDFIANAIYDAFFRLSNAGVGSALSVLLVLLGSTLVALLMAVAGAGTMALAAGEDR, from the coding sequence GTGACACGTCCCGCCGCGATTGCAGCGCTCGATGCCGGCGAGGCCGTCCGGGTCCGCCTGTGGCCGGCCGCGTTCGGCCGCGCCACGCCCGTCCTGTTCCTTCTGCCGGCCGTGCTGCTGACCGGCATCCTGGCTGTCGGCCTGGTCATGGCGCTCGATTCGAGCCTGCGTCCGCTCGATCCCATGACCTACCGGCAGGCGGCGGCCTGGTCGCTCGGCAATTACGAGCAGCTGGCCGGGCGTCCCGCCTATCTCTGGATCCTCGGCCGCAGCCTGCTCGCGGCCGTTCTGGTGACGGCGCTCTGCCTCGTCCTCGCGCTGCCCTACGCCTATTGCATGGTACGCACGGCCAGCCCGGCCTTGCGCAAGCTCCTGCTGGTCGGCCTGTTCCTGCCGTTCTTCATCGGCCAGGTCGTGCGCGCCTATGGCTGGCTGCTCGTGCTCGGCCAGGAGGGCCTGCTCAACGAGGCCCTGGCGGGGTTGGGCCTCGCGCGCGTCAGCGTCCTCTACACCTTTCCCGCCGTCGTCATGGGCCTCGCGCAGTACATGCTGCCCTTCGCGGTCCTGCTGCTGGCGCCGGCCGTGGTCGCCATCGACGAGGACGTCGAGGCGGCCTCCGCCGGCCTGGGCGCCTCCTGGACGCGCACGTTTCGCCATATCGTCATCCCGATGGCGCGGCCGGGCCTGATCGGGGCGGGCATCGTCGTGTTCACCATCACGCTGACCGACTACGCCATGCCGCAGATCCTGGGCGGCGGCACCAACGACTTCATCGCCAACGCCATCTACGACGCGTTTTTCCGCCTCTCGAACGCCGGCGTCGGCTCGGCCCTGTCGGTCCTGCTCGTCCTTCTGGGCAGCACGCTGGTCGCGCTGCTCATGGCGGTCGCCGGCGCCGGCACCATGGCGCTCGCCGCCGGGGAGGACCGATGA
- a CDS encoding carboxymuconolactone decarboxylase family protein has translation MAKLQNLKKLDGGAPDAMKAFWAFDKAAFQDGALSALNKQLIAVAVALTTQCPYCIEVHKQEARKAGATDEQLAEAAVVAAAIRAGGAITHATHLYD, from the coding sequence ATGGCCAAGCTGCAGAACCTGAAGAAGCTGGACGGCGGAGCGCCCGACGCGATGAAGGCCTTCTGGGCGTTCGACAAGGCGGCCTTCCAGGACGGCGCGCTTTCGGCGCTCAACAAGCAGCTGATCGCGGTTGCCGTCGCGCTGACCACGCAATGCCCCTACTGCATCGAGGTTCACAAGCAGGAGGCGCGCAAGGCCGGCGCGACCGACGAGCAGCTGGCGGAAGCCGCCGTGGTCGCCGCAGCGATCCGTGCCGGCGGCGCCATCACGCACGCCACCCACCTGTACGACTGA
- a CDS encoding ABC transporter permease, whose protein sequence is MSRWPRSQAILLWGVVVFDLVFLALPTALVLVASFTAGDVIAFPPDGWSLRWYQALLERPAFVDAFLRSLWVATVCAVVSIPAGTLAALALVRWRIRFRGALQVYLLLPFTVPLIASGIAMMLLFGQLRLLGSLWPVGVGAAVVNLPFMIWAVSASANGLDPDLEDAAASLGAPPLHRFLTVTLPAVMPGVITGALIMFILALNEFIVSLLLTDARTVTLPVLIYSSIRSVLTPDLAAVSVVYVVVAVVAILALDRLVGLDVFLRSRRN, encoded by the coding sequence ATGAGCCGGTGGCCGCGGAGCCAGGCGATCCTGCTTTGGGGCGTGGTGGTGTTCGACCTCGTCTTCCTCGCTTTGCCGACCGCGCTCGTCCTGGTCGCGTCGTTCACCGCCGGCGACGTCATCGCCTTCCCGCCCGACGGCTGGTCGCTTCGCTGGTACCAGGCGCTCCTGGAGCGGCCGGCCTTCGTCGACGCCTTCCTGCGCAGCCTCTGGGTGGCGACGGTCTGCGCCGTGGTCAGCATCCCCGCCGGCACGCTGGCGGCGCTCGCCCTGGTGCGCTGGCGCATCCGTTTCCGGGGCGCCCTGCAGGTCTACCTCCTGCTGCCCTTCACTGTGCCGCTGATCGCGTCCGGCATCGCCATGATGCTGCTGTTCGGCCAGCTGCGCCTGCTGGGCTCGCTCTGGCCGGTCGGCGTCGGCGCGGCCGTCGTCAACCTGCCCTTCATGATCTGGGCGGTGTCGGCGTCGGCGAACGGGCTCGATCCCGACCTGGAGGACGCCGCCGCCAGCCTGGGCGCGCCGCCCCTGCATCGCTTCCTCACCGTGACCCTGCCGGCCGTCATGCCCGGCGTGATCACGGGCGCGCTCATCATGTTCATCCTCGCCCTCAACGAGTTCATCGTCAGCCTCCTGCTGACCGACGCCCGCACCGTCACGCTGCCCGTCCTCATCTACTCGTCGATCCGCAGCGTCCTCACCCCGGACCTGGCCGCGGTCTCGGTCGTCTACGTCGTGGTGGCGGTGGTCGCGATCCTGGCGCTCGACCGCCTGGTGGGATTGGATGTCTTCTTGCGCTCGCGGCGGAATTAA